The Venturia canescens isolate UGA chromosome 10, ASM1945775v1, whole genome shotgun sequence genome segment TCAAAGATAGCTGCGCGAACTTCAACTATTTCTCGCAACTCTCAGAACGCTGTGTCTCTCAGCGTTCCacagtgtatttattttacaatACAACACAACAGACAATAGAGTTCAGTGTTGCCGCTTGCCGCCGGCCGCCGTCCGCTGTGCCGTGTAGTAGTGTGTGGAACAATAGGGGTAGTTTGCGGATAGCTGTGGCTAGTTAGACGTGAACGCATATACAAATACAAACTCATCCCATTAGAGCAAAACCGGCCCCCGTTGTTATCGTCAATTAATAATGACCAGAAAAAAGGAGACTACTACCGGCCATCAAGTGGATCAAGAAATTAAAGATATACAATAATAAATTTCTAGAGACAAggatcaaaatattttatttgctCATTATCAATATTTGAAAAGCTATTCACTTGAGAAGCGGGcaatttttgaggttatacttttacattttaattttcaagaaaatcaaataaaatgagCACCGAAAGTCAAATAACAACGATCGTAAACGACATTCTCGTAAGTTCATATTATCTAGagagtaaaaatttttcaatacgaaGATAGTAgtatatgaaaatataaaacaataatGACCGTCTAAAATCACCGATCGTTATGTGATttagaataattttgaatatttatatatatatatatgtgtgtgtgtgtattccGGCATCCAGAAGGTGGAGGCTTTGGAAGAGGCCTTCAGTTGCATTCTAGACCACAATTTAAGcaacgaagcaaaaaaaatgaaatgttgGCAATCAGAATTGAGCATGGCGATGACAAGATTACCGGTCGATCAACAAGAATCTGCGATTAAACAATTTCTCAATATGGCTTCGACCATGACAAACCATAAACGTCTTCAAATGCTGCTGGATCTGCTAGAAAATCTTGTTACCGATAACGACTTGGGCGCGAGGCAAGATCAAATTATGATAATCCAGCACAGATATGATGTCCCTCCTATATATCAATATATCCACGAGTGAATCTATTTTACAGGCTAGTATGCGAGTCTATTTTAGGCTGTGAAAAACTGGTTTACGAGCTGCAAGATTTTTGGGTAGAGTGTTTCGGCCTGATACGACGCATCATCGGGGGAGTCGATTATAAAggagtacgagaaataatgaaagtaAGAAAATGTTTGGACAATCGATCGATATTTCTGTCTAGAAAGAATAGAGCGGAGAATAGCTAACGGATCTCTTTTATTCCCAGGGTTGCTCGGAAAAGGCTCAGACGCTTCCAGCCAAGCTGAACGCTTCGGTGCAACCGCAATTGAAAGCATTGGAGCAtgtgtttgaaaatatttttgatcgtaaCGCCTGTCTGCTCCCAAGCTACTTTGTTGTaacagaaattcagaaagtctatcctgaaaataaaaattggccTCATTGGGTAGGTGGAATATTTTTAACCAAATTTATAACCTTTTATGTACgagtaaatagaaaaacaatgaGATTGTAGAAGATTCTCAAAAGGTCTCGTATTAAATTtcgataacttttttttagaaactagCTAAATTACTGTCCAGCTTCGTGGAGAGTTTTCGTCCCGTAGCTCAGATGGTATCGATAATAGGCCATTCCAAAATGCTTCCAGTGGTCGAGCACACGGGCTATGCCGATCATCTCATCAATCCATGGCTCCTCGATCCGACAACCTTAAAGTTTTCCCTCAAAGGAAATTTACCGTACGATCCGGAACTTCTCAAACCTCAGACGGAATTGTTGCGATATGTCCTTGAGCAGCCCTACAGCAGGGATATGGTGTGTTCAATGTTGGGACTCCAGAAACAGGTTTGTATATTTATCGAGTATAATGATCAACCATGTTTCCTATTCAACCAATCAATATCAATCCGAATTTGTTATTTCCTCAACAAGCATAAGCAGAGGTGCGTCGCGCTTGAGGAACAAATGGTTGAGCTCGTGATCCTTGCGATGGAAAGATCGGAAAACGAGACGACGGGGGGCTCAACAGCAGCGGGAAATGGCGGTGGCGGAGAAGGAATCGACGGGACAGTGGCGAATCATTGGGTCTGGCTTCATCTTTCTTCCCAATTAATATATTTCATACTATTTCAATTCGCTTGTTTTCCCAGCATCGTAATGGCCATTCACGAAAAGCTTGCAAGTCGCGATTTAAGAAAAGGTCGGGATCATCTAATGTGGGTACTTTTACAATTTATTTCTGGCAGCATTCAGCGTAATCCCGTGAGTAAATTTCCCGCTTATTCATTCGATGATCGTCATATAACATTTCAACGCTCGGATATTAAGAGTACCGTTGCACTTTCAACTTGCAGCTATCGAATTTTCTACCAATATTGAAACTCTACGATCTCCTCTATCCGGAAAAAGAACCTTTGCCGGTACCGGATTACAATCAGGCCTTGTGCACCCATCAAATGGCAATAACCTGCATTTGGATTCACTTGCTAAAAAAAGCACAGCAAGAACACTCTAATATTCACAGACCCATACCACTCGCTTTAAAAGCACATCACGAGTAAGTTTTTTAATACGCCTTCTCTTATGAGATCGTCTTACTCTCGATCTTGTCGTTTGATTCTCAAAATCGTCTACAAACGAATTTGCTCTTGTCATATTTtaacacgaaaaattcatcccgCAATGATTTTAGATTTCTCCAACACCTCGTTATGCCCAACACGTCGTTGTGCATGGGCTCGGATTATAGGATCGCGTTACTGTGCAACGCTTATTCGACATACCAGGAATATTTCAGTAGACCAATGGCCACCCTCGTTGACACAGTTTTGGGAACTCAAAAGGTAAGCAGTGTTCTCCGACATCgatccaaaattttatttattttattttgtaataacggcattttctctctttcacacacacgcacgcacgcacgcacctttcaaattcatctaccAATGAGCTCATAATCTATTATAATCTATCATTTAGTTCTAGGCTTTACGTGCATTTCCCTTATTTTAAGCTGTTAATAATTACCAACGACAACCTTTACTTTTATTGCCTTATTTTCGAACCTTCTCCAATTATGTACTGTGCCACATAGCTCGTTAGGGCATTTATGAAACCagcaatcaatctctctctctctctctctctctctctcaacaGAGTCAACCGCAACAGCCTTTATCAACGACCCTTCAAAATAACGCGGCACTAGCGACCGGGCCAATAACTCCGCTCTCAATGTCCATTCTCGACTCGCTTACCGTTCATTCAAAAATGAGTTTGATTCATAGTATTGTGACTCACGTGATAAAACTCGCACAATCGAAGAGCAACATGCCCTTGGCGCCTGCGCTAGTCGAAACTTATAGTCGATTGCTCGTCTACACGGAAATCGAGAGCTTGGGAATCAAAGGATTCATCAGTGAGTCAAGACGACATAAATCGACATGAATTTTAACATTCGATTCGCCAACAGTgaaagttatttatttttcattgtctTCAGGTCAATTATTACCAACGGTATTTAAATCGCATGCCTGGGGAACTCTTTACACGCTTTTGGAGATGTTCAGCTACAGAATGCATCATATACAGCCTCATTACAGAGTACAAATTCTCTCTCATTTGCACAGTCTCGCTGCGGTGCCTCAAACCAATCAAACTCAGCTCCATTTGTGGTGAGAAATAACAAACATTTGACGAAATTATCATTAACATAAGGATTAAGCTATTTAGAGAAACGTGTGTGCGACGACTTGAATAATGTTCTAGCGTCGAGAGTACAGCCCTGAGAATGATAACGGGTTTAGGCTCAGCGGAAGTACAGCCTCAATTATCACGATTCTCATCGGAGCCTAAAACTCTCGTCTCTTCGGAATCCGAGGAATTAAACAGAGCCCTGGTACTCACGCTCGCTCGTTCCATGCACGTCACGAGTGAGTCATTCGTTGCAATCAgcgattgaacaaaaaaaatatgcaacAACTCCCatttgttttgttaattattACTTGTTTTCTCGGTATTTGATAAACAGGCACTGGCGCAGATTCTCTGAGTGGTACATGGTGCAAGGAACTTTTGAACACTATTATGCAAAATACGCCACATTCGTGGGCTCAACATACGCTTCAATGTTTTCCACCGGTTCTtagcgaattttttcaacaaaatagtGTACCCAGAGAGAACAAGCAACAAATAAAGGTAAATCTTTAATTCTCGCGGCCTAGGGCTCGCGTATCGACGCACTCGCGTTTCAAGCATTATATCAGTGAAGACATGAcgagaataacaaaaaaatcgtcacgataagaatgaaaaaaattgatcgatatATAGAAAGCCGTGGAGGAGGAATACAGAAATTGGGCATCGATGAGCAACGAGAACGACATTATCGCTCATTTCTCAGTTCCTGGAACTCCCCCGCTGTTTCTCTGCCTCCTGTGGAAAATGATTCTCGAAACGGACCGAATAAGTCCGATTGCCTATAAGTACGACTCTGACggaataatttcatttttttttttcgaaaatatatttttgtatgaGACGCTGACCATGGtgtttaaaattaaaataatattgaacaGAATACTGGAGAGAATCGGTGCCCGAGCGCTCTCGGCGCATCTACGAAAATTCTGCGACTATCTCGTTTTCGAATTTGCAAATAGTGCGGGTGGTCATCACGTCAACAAATGCGTCGACAcgataaatttgatgatctGGAAATACAACATAGTGACGATCGACCGATTGGTTTTATGCCTGGTGAGAATAATAATGTACCAATTGTCAGTCCCGGTAAACGTCAGCATGTTGGTTAACTtgtttttatctctctctttttattttgtgtTAGGCACTCCGAACTCAAGAGGGCAGCGAGGCACAAGTATGCTTCtttataattcaattgttGCTACTGAAAGCAGCAGAATTTCGCAACAGAGTGCAGGAATttgtaaaagaaaattcacCGGAGCATTGGAAACAATCCAattggcatgaaaaacatttggcgTTTCATCGCAAATTCCCCGAAACTTTTGCTCCGGAAGGAATAATGGAACAAACAAGCGGGGGCCCGAATCAGTACCAAAGTTTACCCGTTTATTTCGGTAATGTGTGCCTCAGATTTTTACCCGTTTTCGACATCGTGGTACATCGTTATCTCGAAATTCCACCGGTTATAAAGAGTCTAGAAATTCTTCTCGAGCATCTCGGCTGTCTTTACAAATTCCACGATCGTCCTGTCACTTACCTGTACAATACGCTACATTATTACGAGAAAAAATTACGGGACAAACCACCGTTGAAAAGGAGGCTCGTATCAGCGGTATTGGGCTCGCTCAGAGAAATTCGAGCTCCCGGTTGGGCTCTTTCCGAAGCATATCAATTATACATGACCAGGGCCCCCGATGATGTATCTTGGGTCCCCGAATTGGATTATTACATTCGTCTCGTTCGCCGAATCGTCGAGAGTACGTATtcaacgactttttttttccatcctccATATTGTATATTTATACCAATTCAATTCATATGTGTTTCAGCAATGACGGGAACACCGCATTTCCCCGCGGTTGATTGGCGATTCAACGAATTTCCAAATCCAGCGACTCACGCTCTCTACGTAACGTGCGTCGAATTAATGGCTGTTCCTGTTGCCCCTAACTTAGTTGCCAATGCTCTCCTCGATGTAGTTGCCAAAGGGTAAACAATTTATTCTTTCCCCGGTTGGACCACCCCGTATTTCGGTCATACGATCTCGTCGTCCCGACACTTTTCAGCGTTTCGCCACTTGCTATTAATTAAAATCATTCACATTCCAGATATACGGTAATACCAACAAAAGAAATACACTTGTGGATCAACTGCGTGGGATTGTTGATGGCGGCATTGCCGGAATGTTACTGGCTCGCACTTTACGATCGTCTTGTCGAAACTGCGAGCAGTCCTGGCTTAGCTAAATGGCAGTACAACAATCTTACTCCTTTTCAAATGTTTAACTTCAATACAACCCACAATTGCCTGCTCGAAAACAAATACAGCTACATGCTCGCCCTCGCTCATTCGATATGGCATCATGCCGGAGTCGGACAAATCACGACGATGCCGCAGTaagtcgatcatttttttttttttttttttttttttttttttttttttttttttttatctcgaccAAAGTACAACGATGTATCGTATTTTTTAGAtttatcaaagaaaaattgcaACCAATAGTAACGAGCGAAGAACAGCTGATATTCGCTTGTCACTTGATCGGGCCGACTTTGGCTCGTTTCAACGTCGAACGACCCCGTTGCGTCGTCGAGCTCTCCGTCAGCCTTTACGAGATGCTCGAACAAGTCGATCATGCTCAAACTCAGCTCAAATACATGGATCCTGTCTGCGATCTTTTGTATCCTTTTTTGCCATGACAACGGATCATTTTATTGAATCGTAAATCGAAGTATCGGACTAAAATCATTATTGTACCTTGACACAATTATTCTGCAGATACCACATAAAATACATGTTTGTCGGTGATATGATGAAAACGGATGTTGAGTGCATAATACGACGACTAAGGCACGCCTTGCAAATGCGTTTGCGATTCATTGCTCATCTCAATATCGAAGAGATTCAGACGacgtagcagcagcagcagcagcagcagcagcagcagcaggaaCAGCCTTGAATGTGTATCGTGAAAACCGTCGTCAACGAACTTTTCCATTGAGTCGTGGGCGtgagtaataaaaaatttggttgaaaagacgatgatgaaaaaaaggtgaaagaaaacatttttttctcgcaatcAAGTCGTCGTGTCTGATCTGAAGGTTGTTTCTTCGAGACTCCGCTGTCGATTAGATTGATTCGGGGCTCCTGTGGTGTCTACACGAATTTTCGGAATGGTCCCTCGATCGCTGAAAGATaagatttattgattttttattcttttctctcATCTCTTACGTAATCGCAATTATTATTGGTGTATCTTATTATACTCGTCGTTGAAACAAGCGTGTTTTTTCCCGGGCATGTCAGAGTTGGCTCTTTCGCGCGAATAAGCCCCAGGATCGTGAGGAAGCGAAAAATGTTGCTCATCGTCCGTTGCCTCGTCGACCTCCGAATTAATCGATCGAATTCTCGCCTctcgacgattttttaaatcgaaaaaactgcTTATAGCTGTAgacggaataaaaatgaaatggagAAAGTATGTAACGCACTCTCGATcgatatacgtatataaatgGTAAATCACCTTTTGAAACCGGTGTTTCGCTTGATTTCTCATGGGACGCCAATACcgggagaatttttttccatttcgcgAATGGCGCCTCCCGAAGTTGTCCTCTTTTTTCGGCGATTCTGAACATTTTACGTCGCTCCTCCGTTCTTTCCTGGCGCAACTGAATCTAAAAGTGTAGATAAATAAATGCcaattgaaatattaaacCGACCACGGAACGGAAAGAGATGAAATACCTTTAAATCGTCGTTGGCTTCCCTCAAAGAGCTGGCGAGAGAGAGCATGTAGTAAATAATGAGGGCCATAAGAACGATAAGCGGAATTACAATGCCAGGCGACGCGATGTAATCCAAGCACCTTGCATCGATGAAATAAAGAAGAATGTAAAACTCAAGAAATACTTGGTCGGTGGTGGGAGGGAGGCTTTTGGAATGAACGGAAAGAGTTCATACTTGTGGAGAGTTTCTCCGGGCAGAGCGTTTCTCAGACTTTCCGTAGCCAAGTGGTAAATTCTCGGATAGCCGGAAAACGGTCCGCAGTGCCACGAAGGTTCGACCCATACGATTGCGTAACCGACAGGTAAAACGCAAAGAAACAGCATGGTGAGTAAGAGAGCGAGATAGAAGTTGTTGGACCTTGatgtgagaatgaaaaaagaaaccatGAAATACGTAGGAAAGTGGTTGGATCGATGGTATGATTGGACGGGGAAAAACGTACCTCGAAGCTCGAAAGACAACTTCGTGCGGCACGTTACACGTCAAAACAGCCCAAGATCTGAGATACATGAGAATTCCCAATTTAGCCAGATTCAATACGGTCAAACCAGGACTGAAAAACATTCCCATCCAAACTAATCCCTGATTATTGACGAGATGTAATATATTCTCGGCAATCTTGAAATCCCCGTATTGGGGAAACTGTTTCTCCAAGTCCCAACACCACCACGAATTCATAAAACGTATAAAAAGAGCCCGAAGAAAGTCAACTCCCAGCGTCGCGATGATCGTCAGTACCTGCATGGCCCACCCCAGcgatatatattatatatattatatatacgcACGCGCACGCGCACCTCCGAGTATTGATATTGGAAGAAATAAGTAAGAGGAGACGAACCAGATCCATGACGGTGAGCTTGGCCAACTCCTGGCCAAACATCGTCTCCCAACAGAGTCgtcgtaatttttttcgagttttcatgTCCAAAAGCTTCAACGGAGGCAAACTTGCTGctgcaaaaaaattcatataatCGTGTGATTATGATTATGATCTTGTTAATTAAATTattactaatttcggcttcaTACAGACCCCCCCCCGTCCCTTGATATTTTTCCTCGTATTTGTTGTTCCTCTGTGTCTGCGATGATGCCGAATCGCAACCGTTACAGATTATCTCGTAACACCTGATAATTTCGGTGTGGGTTTGGGATATCGCGTCGTTAGGAAGAGCCTGGCCGGTACTCGAGTCACTCACCGTCGTTGCTATCGTAGTCTCGATTCTGCCggacgtttcattgaaaacatCTGTGAAACTCGTTGCGTCATATTCCGACGAGTCTGGATAATTGAGCGAATCGTAGTCAACgtaattcatatttttatttttttcttcgacggATCCGAGataattttcatcgagagACCATGACGACTGAAAGTTCAACAacgggggggaggggggcaaTTCGTCCGAAGTTACTTTCATACTCGGAGTCCCCGGAATAGCAGCTGATTCGTCGGCGGAATAAATACTTGATTTCGATGCTATTTCCCTCGCCAAAGTCTCGTTATCGTTATTGATTCCCGATGAATCGTAATATCGGAGACTCGAGGTTGTCTCGTTCAAGGACGACACATTTGACATAAAGAGGAGACTCATCGAAGCCAAAGCTCCGTAATAACGATAAATTGATTCTTGGCAAGGTACACCAACTTTTTCACACTTTGTCTTGATGAAATTTGAGTCTGGCGGCGGTGGGGACGGGAACGACCGCGTACTACTACTCTCGATCGTTGGCTTCAAAGACTTTAACTCGACGTCCTGAATTAATTAGCcataaatttcattgtttcttatttaaaatattattttatttctcggtaaatgataaataaaagttGCTTACCATACTGCTTATTTTATCGAAGAGTGCAAAAATCAACGAGTAAAGATTGAGAAGATTGAGAAGCATAATtctgaaataaatatattatcaTGATAACAATTTCGACTGTAATGGTCGAACACGGGGAGGGACACGACTCCACGAATGTTTCGAAAGGCGGTATTGCTTGGTTCGACTACCTGGCCAATTGCAATCGCAATTGTTTGCGAGGATGGTAATTTTCAAAGATACCCAGTATCTCGAAGAATAGGGGAAATATGTAAGATATGAGGGACATGACgattgttatttcattttgtCGCCACCAACCGCCGCTTTCCGCATCGGACTCGGTGCTTCTCGCTACTACTTGAACGACCGCGTAAGCCGAAGCGACCAAGAGCGATATCACCGAGAGATTTACAATAATTCGGGCCGCTATTATTTTCCAACTGCAATAaacgataagaaaaatgaaatacgcGCTTATCGATATAATGTATCTccatcctctctctctctctctctctctatatactataataatattataaaataatgagCTCGAGGCTCGAACCAACTGGCcaagctttttttccttctcagcCTCCTCGAGGAGAGATTCTTTGAAGCCGAGGACAATACCGGCGATCCGATTGTGGGCAGTTTCCGGATTTCCGATCATAAAATCCCAACCGGTAAAGAGCTTCCAAGAGAACGCGCATTCGTCTTCCTTCTCCGAGAGTTTGCTCATTCGAGAATTCTCCGCCATTCTGTTGTTgtgaaaaacgttttattCGTGAGCTCGCCCTCGCatccatcatcatcatcatcatccacCAAATCGTAGtatatattaataaattggTCGTTACTTGCGTAAAATTGCGACGAAGCTGTACGCGTAGACGATCAAATTAGCAAGAAAATAAGCCAACGGAAGTTTGTATACGCTTCTATTGGAAACCTGATTGGTATACCATCCATAGAAGAACGGTGAGTACTTGACAACTCCCTCGAATTCCCAAAGCGTAAGCAAATGCTTcgattttactttttcttcggGTAGCATAAATTTTCTCTCTCCGGCTTCTTCTGGATTGGCCATCAATACTTCCGGTATTGCGACGAATGCGGTGAGTACGAAGGAAACGACTAAATTAATCCAGAACAGCCAACGAAGAAATATAAAGTACGAAGCGACCGCCGAGCCAAAATGAGACTCGATTTCTTTGATCCGTAGCTCCCAAGGCACCATCCACGTTTCCAGATTCATCAATTCCCGTCTCAAATATTGCCATTTCTAATGGCAATTTAATCGCGTTTATTAAATTTAAATTATTCCCAATATATCAACGATCTATCGGCATGCTGCGGTTCCTCCGTCTatatataattaatataatacctacttcctacttatatattttttaattactttATTAATGAAGATGGACAATCTCGCGACGGCATCCCTCGTGTTTTTGCTCTGAGCCAGTCTCTCCTGCAAAACGCCCTCGTGCCTTGTTACGTAATTTTTCGCTCGCCGCAccagtttcatttttctccccaATTTCCACGGCTGCAGTTTTATCGAGCTTATCACCTCCTTGtgcaatttcaaattttcaaagatttcCTCTTGCGCCCCGCTCTCCCGTAGCTGTCCAAATTGTTGGTCCTCTTCCTCGCCTCTGCTCCCTCGTTGCTCCTCCATCGATATCGCTGTTCTGCAACAtcgacatagaaaaaaatcctgacgatatattattatttattatattgtaTTGTCAAAATATACGGACTCCCCGGAGCTGGTTGTGAAAACGGATGACGTTCGTCTCATTATCGGAGAAACTCCAAAATTATATGCATCATCCTCCGCAACGACGGAGGTAGCTCTCGCGTGATTTCTCCTTCTTGACTTTCGGATGGAATTTCTTCTCTGTATAATCGCACTAATCGACGCCGAATAATCGTCATCGTCTTCATCCTTTTCGGCTCCATCGGAAGAGGTTCGCTCTGTAATAAATACGTATCTTTATAAAATAAGATTGAGAAATCCATCGACGCGGGATCATACCACGGATAATGGTAGATGACAACGGCATATCGTCGCGATTACCGTTGGCGCCAACCGAACACCGAACGAGGCGACTCGTTCGATCACGAATTTGACACTATACTGGCTCTCTCGACGGCCGACGCTCGAATCTCCCCCCCCCTGAAATACGAAATAACCCATTGCTCTTCCCTTTCCAATAATATGAAGATGGGATTAGAGAGCGCGTTGAATAATTTAGCCGCACCCCCGCCGTGGGCCATGCGCAACCTTATATCTGGGAATTCTCAACAATTCGCCTCTCCGGTCAAACGAACAAATCGCTCGAGAAAACGCAAATGATTCGCCACACCTCGTTTCCTTCCATTTATACTCTCGGCTAATCACTCTTGTCGTTTACACCCGCCGCCTCAACCGTAACCTGCTGCTGCTATATTCGAGTATGCGTGTTTATGCGACATTATATATACAAGATATATAACGCGCCACCGCGAAAATCACCCCATCCGACTTGAACAATAAGGTCAAACTCGATTATTCTACCCCATTATTCGGCGGTTATTCGTTTGCctcttgtcattttttttttttattttaaataatcattATATATTGCGTGCGCTACAAAACCGCGAATCGATCGACACGAGTAATTTGTATCATATCATCACCCTTACTTATTCGGCGACGCACACGAACCTCGATGTGTCTCCTCGACGCACAAAAACGAAACAATAACATATCATCCCGGTATGCAGGGCGCGTCGctgaaaaaggaataaaaaaaaaaaaaacaacgtaaAACTCCGTgactctcgttttctccggTCACACCCTCTCGGCTGCTTATGTGCGTCGCCCTCGAATTATCAACTCCGATTTTGCTTCCGAGAGCTATCGCGCGATattgataataaaaacaacttaaaaggaaataaaaagggGGGTTGAAAAACGTAGAAATATATCGATCGCGCATCGTATCATTAAGACCGCAGcatccttttttatttttcccgcGACTCggcaaatttgacaattcaatcGTCTCTATTGTATATCGTACATGAGCTCATCGCGCGCCGTAGCTGCTCCTCCTCCATTGTGCACACGATGCACACCGTGTCATCATAAGATATGCCGCCCGCGCAAACGCCCCAAAGacggagcgagagcgagagcatTAACGCGCATGTGCGTTTCTCTCCGTACCGCTGGAGCACACCACCAAAATCCTCGGTGGTGGCACCTCGCGGCCGGGCTTCGAAAAATCCGCAATTTAAACGCGTATATACTCGTGTATTATGCACGAGGATATGTCCCTCGCTCCGACCCCTGTAGGCCTATTAATTCCTATTGCACTTCTTAATCATTGCttattatttcgaaatatatAATCGTTTCGTTTACGAGAGCAACAGAGttttatttatactttttattacacc includes the following:
- the Tmc gene encoding transmembrane channel-like protein 3 isoform X5; its protein translation is MPLSSTIIRERTSSDGAEKDEDDDDYSASISAIIQRRNSIRKSRRRNHARATSVVAEDDAYNFGVSPIMRRTSSVFTTSSGETAISMEEQRGSRGEEEDQQFGQLRESGAQEEIFENLKLHKEVISSIKLQPWKLGRKMKLVRRAKNYVTRHEGVLQERLAQSKNTRDAVARLSIFINKKWQYLRRELMNLETWMVPWELRIKEIESHFGSAVASYFIFLRWLFWINLVVSFVLTAFVAIPEVLMANPEEAGERKFMLPEEKVKSKHLLTLWEFEGVVKYSPFFYGWYTNQVSNRSVYKLPLAYFLANLIVYAYSFVAILRKMAENSRMSKLSEKEDECAFSWKLFTGWDFMIGNPETAHNRIAGIVLGFKESLLEEAEKEKKLGHWKIIAARIIVNLSVISLLVASAYAVVQVVARSTESDAESGGWWRQNEITIVMSLISYIFPLFFEILGIFENYHPRKQLRLQLARIMLLNLLNLYSLIFALFDKISSMDVELKSLKPTIESSSTRSFPSPPPPDSNFIKTKCEKVGVPCQESIYRYYGALASMSLLFMSNVSSLNETTSSLRYYDSSGINNDNETLAREIASKSSIYSADESAAIPGTPSMKVTSDELPPSPPLLNFQSSWSLDENYLGSVEEKNKNMNYVDYDSLNYPDSSEYDATSFTDVFNETSGRIETTIATTVSDSSTGQALPNDAISQTHTEIIRCYEIICNGCDSASSQTQRNNKYEEKYQGTGGAASLPPLKLLDMKTRKKLRRLCWETMFGQELAKLTVMDLVLTIIATLGVDFLRALFIRFMNSWWCWDLEKQFPQYGDFKIAENILHLVNNQGLVWMGMFFSPGLTVLNLAKLGILMYLRSWAVLTCNVPHEVVFRASRSNNFYLALLLTMLFLCVLPVGYAIVWVEPSWHCGPFSGYPRIYHLATESLRNALPGETLHKCLDYIASPGIVIPLIVLMALIIYYMLSLASSLREANDDLKIQLRQERTEERRKMFRIAEKRGQLREAPFAKWKKILPVLASHEKSSETPVSKAISSFFDLKNRREARIRSINSEVDEATDDEQHFSLPHDPGAYSRERANSDMPGKKHACFNDDDRGTIPKIRVDTTGAPNQSNRQRSLEETTFRSDTTT
- the Tmc gene encoding transmembrane channel-like protein 3 isoform X6 yields the protein MRRTSSVFTTSSGETAISMEEQRGSRGEEEDQQFGQLRESGAQEEIFENLKLHKEVISSIKLQPWKLGRKMKLVRRAKNYVTRHEGVLQERLAQSKNTRDAVARLSIFINKKWQYLRRELMNLETWMVPWELRIKEIESHFGSAVASYFIFLRWLFWINLVVSFVLTAFVAIPEVLMANPEEAGERKFMLPEEKVKSKHLLTLWEFEGVVKYSPFFYGWYTNQVSNRSVYKLPLAYFLANLIVYAYSFVAILRKMAENSRMSKLSEKEDECAFSWKLFTGWDFMIGNPETAHNRIAGIVLGFKESLLEEAEKEKKLGHWKIIAARIIVNLSVISLLVASAYAVVQVVARSTESDAESGGWWRQNEITIVMSLISYIFPLFFEILGIFENYHPRKQLRLQLARIMLLNLLNLYSLIFALFDKISSMDVELKSLKPTIESSSTRSFPSPPPPDSNFIKTKCEKVGVPCQESIYRYYGALASMSLLFMSNVSSLNETTSSLRYYDSSGINNDNETLAREIASKSSIYSADESAAIPGTPSMKVTSDELPPSPPLLNFQSSWSLDENYLGSVEEKNKNMNYVDYDSLNYPDSSEYDATSFTDVFNETSGRIETTIATTVSDSSTGQALPNDAISQTHTEIIRCYEIICNGCDSASSQTQRNNKYEEKYQGTGGAASLPPLKLLDMKTRKKLRRLCWETMFGQELAKLTVMDLVLTIIATLGVDFLRALFIRFMNSWWCWDLEKQFPQYGDFKIAENILHLVNNQGLVWMGMFFSPGLTVLNLAKLGILMYLRSWAVLTCNVPHEVVFRASRSNNFYLALLLTMLFLCVLPVGYAIVWVEPSWHCGPFSGYPRIYHLATESLRNALPGETLHKCLDYIASPGIVIPLIVLMALIIYYMLSLASSLREANDDLKIQLRQERTEERRKMFRIAEKRGQLREAPFAKWKKILPVLASHEKSSETPVSKAISSFFDLKNRREARIRSINSEVDEATDDEQHFSLPHDPGAYSRERANSDMPGKKHACFNDDDRGTIPKIRVDTTGAPNQSNRQRSLEETTFRSDTTT